In Nocardioides dokdonensis FR1436, the following are encoded in one genomic region:
- the ald gene encoding alanine dehydrogenase: protein MKVGVPKEVKNHEYRVAITPLGVNELVAAGHQVVIEKTAGLGSQVTDQEYVAAGAEILPDADAVWGSADLILKVKEPVAEEYHRMREGQVLFTYLHLAADKPLTDELLARKVTAIAYETVQLDNGTLPLLYPMSEVAGCLAPQVGAHSLLKAQGGRGVLLGGVGGVANAKVVIIGAGVSGQNAANIALGMGADVTLLDTDLEKLRMSFWRYNNKVHGLASSKLAIEQHVTEADMVIGAVLIPGAAAPKLISNELVSRMKPGSVLVDIAVDQGGCFEDTRPTTHADPTFQVHDSVFYCVANMPGAVPTTSTYALTNATLPYAVALANKGWRRALGDDPCLAKGLNTHDGRLTNAPVGDATGIETVSLEQVLS from the coding sequence ATGAAGGTAGGCGTCCCGAAGGAAGTCAAGAACCACGAGTACCGGGTGGCGATCACGCCCCTGGGGGTCAACGAGCTCGTCGCGGCGGGCCACCAGGTGGTGATCGAGAAGACCGCCGGGCTCGGCTCGCAGGTCACCGACCAGGAGTACGTCGCCGCCGGGGCCGAGATCCTCCCCGACGCGGATGCCGTGTGGGGCAGCGCCGACCTGATCTTGAAGGTCAAGGAGCCGGTCGCCGAGGAGTACCACCGGATGCGGGAGGGGCAGGTGCTCTTCACCTACCTCCACCTGGCGGCCGACAAGCCGCTGACCGACGAGCTGCTGGCCCGCAAGGTCACCGCGATCGCCTACGAGACGGTGCAGCTCGACAACGGCACCCTGCCGCTGCTCTACCCGATGTCGGAGGTCGCCGGCTGCCTGGCGCCCCAGGTCGGCGCGCACTCGCTGCTCAAGGCCCAGGGCGGGCGCGGCGTGCTGCTCGGCGGCGTCGGCGGCGTGGCCAACGCCAAGGTCGTCATCATCGGCGCCGGGGTGTCGGGCCAGAACGCCGCCAACATCGCGCTGGGCATGGGCGCCGACGTGACCCTGCTCGACACCGACCTCGAGAAGCTCCGGATGTCGTTCTGGCGCTACAACAACAAGGTGCACGGGCTGGCCTCCTCGAAGCTGGCGATCGAGCAGCACGTCACCGAGGCCGACATGGTCATCGGTGCGGTGCTGATCCCCGGTGCTGCGGCCCCCAAGCTGATCAGCAACGAGCTGGTCTCGCGGATGAAGCCGGGCTCGGTGCTCGTCGACATCGCCGTCGACCAGGGCGGTTGCTTCGAGGACACGCGGCCCACCACGCACGCCGACCCCACGTTCCAGGTGCACGACTCGGTGTTCTACTGCGTGGCCAACATGCCTGGCGCGGTGCCGACCACGTCGACGTACGCCCTGACCAACGCGACCCTGCCGTACGCCGTCGCGCTGGCGAACAAGGGCTGGCGCCGGGCGCTGGGCGACGATCCGTGCCTGGCCAAGGGTCTCAACACCCACGACGGCCGGCTGACCAACGCCCCCGTGGGCGACGCCACCGGCATCGAGACCGTGTCCCTGGAGCAGGTGCTCTCCTGA
- a CDS encoding site-specific tyrosine recombinase XerD, translating to MRTYLDHLSVERGLATNTLASYRRDLRRYLGHLAAQGVERLDDVTEASVSAFLVGLREGDAEHPPLSSTSAARTVVAVRGFHRFALSDGLASNDPASGVKPPTPAKRLPKALPLGDVEAILEAAGAPGTTLALRDRALLEVLYGTGARISEAVGLDVDDLDLAPQEDGPLEGTVLLRGKGGKERIVPVGSYARAAVEAYLVRGRPELVAAASSAGPGGALFLNARGGRLSRQSAWTVLTRAAERAGVSRHVSPHTLRHSFATHLLDGGADVRVVQELLGHASVTTTQVYTLVTVDNLREVFATAHPRARG from the coding sequence GTGCGCACCTACCTCGACCACCTCTCCGTGGAGAGGGGGCTCGCGACGAACACGCTCGCGTCCTACCGGCGCGACCTGCGCCGCTACCTGGGCCACCTCGCGGCCCAGGGGGTGGAGCGGCTCGACGACGTGACCGAGGCCAGCGTCAGCGCCTTCCTGGTCGGCCTGCGCGAGGGGGACGCCGAGCACCCGCCGCTGAGCTCGACCTCCGCGGCCCGCACGGTCGTGGCCGTGCGCGGCTTCCACCGCTTCGCGCTGAGCGACGGTCTGGCGAGCAACGACCCGGCCAGCGGCGTCAAGCCGCCCACCCCGGCCAAGAGGCTGCCCAAGGCCCTGCCGCTGGGCGACGTCGAGGCGATCCTCGAGGCCGCCGGGGCACCGGGCACCACGCTCGCCCTGCGCGACCGGGCGCTGCTCGAGGTGCTCTACGGCACCGGTGCACGCATCTCCGAGGCCGTGGGGCTCGACGTCGACGACCTCGACCTCGCGCCCCAGGAGGACGGCCCGCTCGAGGGGACGGTGCTGCTGCGCGGCAAGGGCGGCAAGGAGCGCATCGTCCCGGTCGGGTCCTACGCCCGGGCCGCCGTCGAGGCCTATCTCGTGCGCGGACGGCCCGAGCTGGTCGCGGCCGCCTCGAGCGCCGGACCCGGGGGGGCGCTGTTCCTCAACGCCCGCGGCGGCCGGCTGTCGCGCCAGTCCGCCTGGACCGTGCTGACCCGGGCGGCCGAACGGGCAGGGGTGTCACGGCACGTCTCGCCGCACACGCTGCGCCACTCCTTCGCCACCCACCTGCTCGACGGCGGCGCCGACGTCCGGGTGGTCCAGGAGCTGCTCGGACACGCCTCCGTCACCACCACGCAGGTCTACACGCTCGTGACCGTCGACAACCTGCGCGAGGTCTTCGCGACCGCGCACCCGAGAGCCCGAGGCTGA
- a CDS encoding DEAD/DEAH box helicase, translated as MTTQDRTAIHDDQAPQEGQQPQGFAWPRVGADDDAVYDAVTAYAATKGLELYPHQDEAVLELLAGSNVVLATPTGSGKSLVALAAHATALADDRVSFYTAPIKALVSEKFFDLCTVFGAENVGMLTGDAAVNVDAPIICCTAEVLANLALREGRHVDVGLVVMDEFHYYGEPERGWAWQVPLLELPQAQFLLMSATLGDLTELGEDLTRRNGRETAIVDDAERPVPLSFTWSLDPLPERLEEIVTTGQAPVYVVHFTQAAAVEHATSLLNAGWIPKPTGMTERLAGTRFGPGFGKTLSKLLKRGVGVHHAGMLPRYRRLVEQLAQAGELSVICGTDTLGVGINVPIRTVLFTGLAKFDGTRQRVLRTREFLQIAGRAGRAGFDTAGYVVVQAPEHTIENEKAKAKAAAKNAAMSEEKQAKRKSKAQLRKPPEGTVVWTEQTFDKLVAGEPEQLMSRMKIDNSMILNVLSRDEDAFAVLRRLLTDNHEDPRAQRRLSLRALRLARSLVTSGVVVRLDPPDEHGRRYRLTHDLPPDFALNQPLAHFAMEAFEVLTPPEESGDPVTHALDVVSVVEAVLDSPRQVLMAQQWAARGEAVNEMKADGIEYEERMALLEEISWPQPLAELLGAAYEAYRGAHPWLPEDALDPKSVVRQMYEQGMSFTDLVGRYQLARSEGLVLRYLTDAYRTLRQSVPEQHRSEELEELVEWLGETVRQTDSSLLDEWEALSDPEGALARLGAELTQHAPPPPPRPLTQQGRSFEVMVRNAMFRRVELVARDDLDGLMALERAAADRTDPAREVVMGRSAWDSAIEEYYAEHDSVDLGPDSRGPKLLLTSAETGVPAGLDEDAAPARLLRVRQTVHDPAGDHDWVIDAVADLDATDELGELVLPTVAFHRL; from the coding sequence ATGACCACGCAGGACCGCACCGCCATCCACGACGACCAGGCTCCCCAGGAGGGCCAGCAGCCCCAGGGCTTCGCCTGGCCCCGCGTCGGTGCCGACGACGACGCGGTCTACGACGCGGTGACGGCGTACGCCGCCACCAAGGGCCTGGAGCTCTACCCGCACCAGGACGAGGCGGTGCTCGAGCTGCTCGCCGGCAGCAACGTGGTGCTCGCGACCCCCACGGGGTCGGGCAAGTCGTTGGTCGCCCTGGCCGCGCACGCGACCGCGCTGGCCGACGACCGTGTGTCGTTCTACACCGCGCCGATCAAGGCGCTGGTGAGCGAGAAGTTCTTCGACCTGTGCACCGTCTTCGGCGCCGAGAACGTCGGGATGCTCACCGGCGACGCCGCCGTCAACGTCGACGCCCCGATCATCTGCTGCACCGCCGAGGTGCTGGCCAACCTCGCCCTGCGCGAGGGGCGTCACGTCGACGTGGGGCTCGTGGTGATGGACGAGTTCCACTACTACGGCGAGCCCGAGCGGGGCTGGGCGTGGCAGGTGCCCCTGCTCGAGCTGCCACAGGCGCAGTTCCTGCTGATGTCGGCCACCCTCGGCGACCTCACCGAGCTGGGGGAGGACCTCACCCGCCGCAACGGGCGCGAGACCGCGATCGTCGACGACGCCGAGCGGCCGGTGCCGTTGTCGTTCACGTGGTCGCTCGACCCGCTGCCGGAGCGGCTCGAGGAGATCGTGACCACCGGCCAGGCGCCGGTCTACGTCGTGCACTTCACCCAGGCCGCGGCTGTCGAGCACGCCACCTCGCTGCTCAACGCCGGCTGGATCCCCAAGCCCACCGGGATGACCGAACGACTGGCCGGGACCCGCTTCGGGCCGGGGTTCGGCAAGACGCTGAGCAAGCTGCTCAAGCGGGGCGTCGGCGTGCACCACGCGGGCATGCTGCCCCGCTACCGCCGCCTGGTCGAGCAGCTCGCCCAGGCCGGTGAGCTCTCCGTCATCTGCGGCACCGACACCCTCGGGGTGGGCATCAACGTGCCGATCCGCACCGTGCTCTTCACCGGGCTCGCGAAGTTCGACGGGACCCGCCAGCGGGTCCTGCGCACCCGCGAGTTCCTCCAGATCGCCGGGCGGGCGGGCCGGGCCGGCTTCGACACCGCCGGCTACGTCGTGGTGCAGGCTCCCGAGCACACCATCGAGAACGAGAAGGCCAAGGCCAAGGCCGCCGCCAAGAACGCCGCGATGAGCGAGGAGAAGCAGGCCAAGCGCAAGTCGAAGGCCCAGCTGCGCAAGCCGCCCGAGGGCACGGTGGTGTGGACCGAGCAGACCTTCGACAAGCTCGTCGCCGGCGAGCCCGAGCAGCTGATGTCGCGGATGAAGATCGACAACTCGATGATCCTCAACGTGCTGTCCCGCGACGAGGACGCCTTCGCGGTCCTGCGGCGCCTGCTCACCGACAACCACGAGGACCCGCGCGCGCAGCGTCGCCTGTCGCTGCGGGCGCTGCGCCTGGCCCGGTCGCTGGTGACCTCCGGGGTGGTGGTGCGCCTCGACCCGCCTGACGAGCACGGTCGCCGCTACCGGCTGACCCATGACCTGCCGCCCGACTTCGCGCTCAACCAGCCCCTGGCGCACTTCGCCATGGAGGCCTTCGAGGTGCTGACCCCGCCGGAGGAGTCCGGCGACCCCGTGACGCACGCCCTGGACGTCGTCTCGGTCGTCGAGGCGGTCCTCGACTCGCCGCGCCAGGTCCTGATGGCCCAACAGTGGGCGGCGCGCGGTGAGGCCGTCAACGAGATGAAGGCCGACGGCATCGAGTACGAGGAGCGGATGGCGCTGCTCGAGGAGATCTCCTGGCCGCAGCCGCTCGCCGAGCTGCTGGGCGCGGCGTACGAGGCGTACCGCGGGGCGCACCCCTGGTTGCCCGAGGACGCGCTCGACCCCAAGTCGGTGGTGCGGCAGATGTACGAGCAGGGGATGAGCTTCACCGACCTCGTCGGGCGCTACCAGCTGGCCCGCTCCGAGGGGCTCGTGCTGCGCTACCTCACCGACGCCTACCGCACGTTGCGCCAGAGCGTGCCCGAGCAGCACCGCTCCGAGGAGCTCGAGGAGCTCGTGGAGTGGCTCGGCGAGACCGTGCGCCAGACCGACTCATCGCTGCTCGACGAGTGGGAGGCGCTGAGCGACCCCGAGGGCGCGCTGGCCCGGTTGGGTGCCGAGCTCACCCAGCACGCCCCGCCGCCGCCCCCGCGTCCGCTCACGCAGCAGGGCCGCTCGTTCGAGGTGATGGTGCGCAACGCGATGTTCCGTCGGGTGGAGCTGGTGGCCCGCGACGACCTCGACGGGTTGATGGCCCTCGAGCGGGCCGCCGCCGACCGGACCGATCCGGCCCGCGAGGTCGTGATGGGCCGCTCGGCGTGGGACAGCGCGATCGAGGAGTACTACGCCGAGCACGACAGCGTCGACCTCGGGCCCGACTCCCGTGGCCCGAAGCTGCTCCTCACGTCCGCCGAGACCGGGGTGCCGGCCGGCCTCGACGAGGACGCCGCCCCCGCCCGGTTGCTGCGGGTGCGCCAGACCGTCCACGACCCGGCGGGCGACCACGACTGGGTCATCGATGCCGTCGCCGACCTCGACGCCACCGACGAGCTCGGCGAGCTGGTGCTGCCCACCGTGGCGTTCCACCGGCTCTGA
- a CDS encoding maleylpyruvate isomerase family mycothiol-dependent enzyme codes for MSDGATLWNAVHQERHRLVGDLQRISDEQWQVPSLCPGWTVHDVLAHLVDSATTTRLGFVRQMVFSRFDFDRANAVGVARHRRSDAQETLEAFRAAAGRTDSPPASLATRLVEAYVHGEDIRRPLGLTAHYPTEHVVTALSYMARTGAGLGGGKERVEGLRLSPSDFDGPIGQGPEVRGGAISLLMATSGRSVHPSELTGAGASTLAARA; via the coding sequence GTGAGTGACGGCGCCACCCTCTGGAACGCGGTCCACCAGGAACGCCACCGTCTCGTGGGGGACCTGCAGCGCATCTCGGACGAGCAGTGGCAGGTCCCGTCGCTGTGTCCGGGCTGGACCGTCCACGACGTGCTCGCGCACCTCGTCGACTCGGCGACCACGACCCGGTTGGGGTTCGTGCGCCAGATGGTCTTTTCACGGTTCGACTTCGATCGCGCCAACGCCGTCGGTGTGGCGCGCCATCGACGCAGCGACGCGCAGGAGACGCTGGAGGCCTTCCGTGCGGCGGCAGGTCGCACCGACTCACCACCGGCCTCCCTGGCGACCCGCCTCGTCGAGGCCTACGTCCACGGTGAGGACATCCGCCGGCCGCTCGGGCTCACGGCCCACTACCCGACCGAGCACGTGGTCACGGCGCTGTCGTACATGGCGCGCACTGGAGCAGGACTTGGTGGCGGAAAGGAACGCGTCGAGGGCCTGCGGCTGAGCCCTTCGGACTTCGATGGACCCATCGGGCAGGGGCCTGAGGTGCGAGGTGGCGCCATCTCCTTGTTGATGGCAACCAGCGGACGGTCCGTCCACCCCTCAGAGCTGACCGGGGCTGGTGCGTCGACACTCGCAGCGCGGGCCTGA
- a CDS encoding class I SAM-dependent methyltransferase, producing MHEHRRFDDEAATWDDDPGHEARQVAVARAIEEVVDLGSGTRALDVGGGTGRLSILLADRVGSVVVTDPSAGMVQVAQERIEAAGLGDRLRAVRADLTTDPLEGTYDVVWSSMALHHVRDLDGLLRAVSDLLGDGGRLAVADLEEDRDGVFHAGKVDFDGHHGFDRERLTEQLTRAGFTEVGFLDATTIEKEGREFGVFLCTATKGG from the coding sequence ATGCACGAGCACCGGCGGTTCGACGACGAGGCAGCGACCTGGGACGACGACCCGGGCCATGAGGCGCGACAGGTCGCGGTGGCCCGGGCCATCGAGGAGGTCGTGGACCTCGGCTCCGGCACGCGTGCCCTCGACGTCGGCGGAGGCACCGGCCGGCTGAGCATCCTGCTCGCCGACCGCGTCGGGTCCGTGGTCGTGACCGATCCCTCGGCCGGGATGGTGCAGGTCGCCCAGGAGCGGATCGAGGCGGCCGGGCTGGGCGACCGGCTCCGCGCCGTCCGCGCGGACCTCACGACGGACCCGCTGGAGGGGACCTACGACGTGGTGTGGAGCTCCATGGCGCTGCACCACGTGCGGGACCTGGACGGGCTCCTCCGGGCGGTGTCGGACCTGCTCGGCGACGGTGGGCGACTGGCCGTCGCCGACCTCGAGGAGGACCGGGACGGCGTCTTCCACGCCGGCAAGGTCGACTTCGACGGCCACCACGGGTTCGACCGGGAGCGGCTGACCGAGCAGCTGACGCGCGCCGGCTTCACCGAGGTCGGCTTCCTCGACGCCACGACCATCGAGAAGGAGGGCCGCGAGTTCGGGGTCTTCCTGTGCACGGCGACGAAGGGTGGCTGA
- a CDS encoding ParA family protein, which translates to MPDFPEPRPLSVHGGARVVAMCNQKGGVGKTTTTINLGASLAEYGRKVLLVDFDPQGSLSVGLGMHPHEMDLTVYNLLMERDVTHEDVIVPSGVPGMDLMPSNIDLSAAEVQLVHEVAREQTLQRVLAPALAHYDVILIDCQPSLGLLTVNALTAAHGVIVPLECEYFALRGVALLKTTIDKVRERLNPGLEIDGVLGTMFDGRTLHSREVMDRLVQAWGDTVFHTVIRRTVKFSDSTVAGEPITSYASSSAGAESYRALSREVLARWLDG; encoded by the coding sequence ATGCCGGACTTCCCCGAGCCCCGCCCGCTCAGCGTGCACGGCGGCGCCCGGGTGGTCGCGATGTGCAACCAGAAGGGCGGCGTCGGCAAGACCACGACGACGATCAACCTCGGGGCCTCCCTGGCCGAGTACGGGCGCAAGGTGCTGCTCGTGGACTTCGACCCCCAGGGGTCGCTGTCGGTCGGGCTGGGGATGCACCCGCACGAGATGGACCTGACGGTCTACAACCTGCTGATGGAGCGCGACGTCACCCACGAGGACGTCATCGTGCCCTCGGGGGTCCCGGGCATGGACCTGATGCCCTCCAACATCGACCTCTCCGCCGCCGAGGTGCAGCTGGTCCACGAGGTCGCCCGCGAGCAGACCCTGCAGCGCGTCCTCGCGCCGGCGCTCGCGCACTACGACGTCATCCTCATCGACTGCCAGCCCTCCTTGGGCCTGCTCACCGTCAACGCGCTCACCGCTGCGCACGGCGTCATCGTCCCGCTGGAGTGCGAGTACTTCGCGCTGCGCGGCGTGGCGCTGCTGAAGACGACGATCGACAAGGTCCGCGAGCGGCTCAACCCCGGGCTCGAGATCGACGGCGTCCTCGGCACCATGTTCGACGGACGCACCCTGCACTCGCGCGAGGTGATGGACCGCCTCGTCCAGGCCTGGGGCGACACGGTCTTCCACACCGTCATCCGACGCACGGTGAAGTTCTCCGACTCCACGGTGGCCGGCGAGCCGATCACGAGCTACGCGTCGTCCTCCGCGGGCGCCGAGTCCTACCGCGCGCTGTCCCGGGAGGTGCTGGCCCGTTGGCTCGACGGGTGA
- a CDS encoding segregation and condensation protein A: MSAVPVVVAEDGSHSPAFAVHLDNFEGPFDLLLHLISKHKLDITEVSLSRVTDEFIAHVKALRTAPVPEGGTGRDAALDLEQTTSFLLVAATLLDLKAARLLPQGDVEDEEDLALLEARDLLFARLIQYRAYKQVAAVVAQRLTDESRRYPRAVGLEERFAALLPEVLIGIGLDQFAALAARALAPKPVVEVSLHHIHAAKVSVREQAAVAVERLRRSGTMTFRTLCRDSPDTLTTVARFLALLELFREGVVAFDQVTPLGTLTLRWTGDDETDAEALVTDEFEGAPPPVLTVDPEGPA; encoded by the coding sequence GTGAGCGCCGTGCCGGTCGTGGTCGCCGAGGACGGCTCCCACAGCCCTGCGTTCGCGGTGCACCTCGACAACTTCGAGGGTCCCTTCGACCTGCTGCTGCACCTGATCTCCAAGCACAAGCTCGACATCACCGAGGTCTCGCTGTCCCGGGTCACCGACGAGTTCATCGCTCACGTCAAGGCCCTGCGGACCGCGCCGGTGCCGGAGGGGGGCACCGGCAGGGACGCAGCGCTCGACCTCGAGCAGACGACGTCGTTCCTGCTCGTCGCTGCGACCCTCCTGGACCTGAAGGCGGCCCGGCTGCTGCCCCAGGGCGACGTCGAGGACGAGGAGGACCTGGCCCTGCTGGAGGCCCGCGACCTGCTCTTCGCCCGCCTCATCCAGTACCGCGCCTACAAGCAGGTGGCCGCGGTGGTCGCGCAGCGCCTCACCGACGAGTCCCGCCGCTACCCGCGCGCCGTGGGGCTCGAGGAGCGCTTCGCCGCACTGCTGCCCGAGGTGCTCATCGGGATCGGCCTGGACCAGTTCGCCGCGCTCGCGGCCCGGGCGCTGGCGCCCAAGCCGGTGGTCGAGGTCTCGCTGCACCACATCCACGCAGCGAAGGTCTCGGTGCGCGAGCAGGCCGCGGTCGCCGTCGAGCGGCTGCGCCGCTCCGGCACGATGACCTTCCGCACGCTGTGCCGCGACTCCCCGGACACCCTGACCACGGTGGCCCGGTTCCTGGCGCTGCTCGAGCTGTTCCGCGAGGGCGTGGTCGCCTTCGACCAGGTGACCCCGCTCGGCACGCTCACGCTGCGCTGGACCGGCGACGACGAGACCGACGCCGAGGCGCTCGTCACCGACGAGTTCGAGGGCGCCCCGCCCCCCGTGCTCACCGTCGACCCGGAAGGACCCGCATGA
- the scpB gene encoding SMC-Scp complex subunit ScpB, which yields MNEPAAPAAPETLEVPVAALRPSLEAVLMVADQPLDSVSLASVVGHPVETVVAALQLLAEEYDEQDRGFELRHVAGGWRYYTREAYAAVVEQLVLEGQQARLTQAALETLAVVAYQQPVSRARVSAVRGVNVDGVMRTLLTRGLVQEAGQDAETGANLYRTTRYFLERIGVSSLDELPELAPYLPEMDDLEDELERVGGLPRTPDAVQDHPAVEPMTDSQETP from the coding sequence ATGAACGAGCCCGCCGCCCCGGCCGCCCCGGAGACCCTCGAGGTCCCGGTGGCCGCGCTGCGCCCGTCGCTGGAGGCCGTGCTGATGGTCGCCGACCAGCCGCTGGACTCCGTGAGCCTCGCGAGCGTGGTGGGGCACCCGGTCGAGACCGTGGTCGCCGCGCTGCAGCTGCTCGCCGAGGAGTACGACGAGCAGGACCGCGGCTTCGAGCTGCGCCACGTGGCCGGCGGGTGGCGCTACTACACCCGGGAGGCCTACGCAGCGGTGGTCGAGCAGCTGGTGCTCGAGGGCCAGCAGGCCCGGCTGACCCAGGCCGCGCTCGAGACGCTCGCCGTGGTGGCCTACCAGCAGCCGGTCTCGCGCGCCCGGGTCTCCGCGGTGCGCGGCGTCAACGTCGACGGGGTGATGCGCACCCTGCTCACCCGCGGGCTGGTCCAGGAGGCCGGCCAGGACGCCGAGACCGGGGCGAACCTCTACCGCACCACCCGCTACTTCCTGGAGCGCATCGGGGTCTCGTCGCTCGACGAGCTGCCCGAGCTGGCGCCGTACCTCCCGGAGATGGACGACCTCGAGGACGAGCTCGAACGGGTCGGCGGCCTGCCCCGCACCCCCGACGCAGTCCAGGACCACCCTGCCGTGGAACCGATGACCGACAGCCAGGAGACCCCGTGA
- a CDS encoding pseudouridine synthase, which produces MPLDDDGTVRLQKLLAQSGVASRRKCEELMLEGLVEVDGEVVTRLGTKVDPRTAIVRVDGHRLPPMSPHVYLVLNKPRGVVSTMSDPEGRRTLSDVVADRPERLFHVGRLDTDTSGLILLTNDGDFAQRMAHPSYEVDKTYVAEVEGQVHRGTIKKLLEGVVLEDGPVTVSRARLVEGSHGRTDRGRSIIELVIHEGRNRIVRRLLDHVGHPVLRLTRTELGPVRLGGLPSGALRELTRTELGSLLDRTEL; this is translated from the coding sequence ATCCCCCTCGACGACGACGGGACGGTGCGGCTGCAGAAGCTGCTCGCCCAGTCGGGCGTGGCCTCCCGGCGCAAGTGCGAGGAGCTGATGCTCGAGGGCCTCGTGGAGGTCGACGGCGAGGTGGTGACCCGGCTGGGCACCAAGGTCGACCCGCGCACCGCGATCGTGCGCGTCGACGGGCACCGGTTGCCGCCCATGAGCCCGCACGTCTACCTGGTGCTCAACAAGCCGCGGGGCGTGGTCTCGACGATGTCCGACCCCGAGGGCCGGCGCACGCTCTCCGACGTGGTGGCCGACCGGCCCGAGCGGCTCTTCCACGTGGGCCGGCTCGACACCGACACCTCCGGGCTGATCCTGCTCACCAACGACGGCGACTTCGCCCAGCGGATGGCGCACCCGTCGTACGAGGTGGACAAGACCTACGTCGCCGAGGTCGAGGGCCAGGTGCACCGGGGCACGATCAAGAAGCTGCTGGAGGGCGTCGTGCTCGAGGACGGTCCGGTGACGGTCAGCCGGGCGCGGCTCGTCGAGGGCAGCCACGGCCGCACCGACCGCGGGCGCAGCATCATCGAGCTGGTCATCCACGAGGGCCGCAACCGCATCGTGCGGCGCCTGCTCGACCACGTCGGGCACCCGGTGCTCCGACTGACGCGCACCGAGCTCGGCCCCGTGCGACTGGGCGGCCTGCCGTCCGGGGCGCTGCGCGAGCTGACCCGCACCGAGCTCGGCAGCCTCCTGGACCGCACCGAGCTGTGA
- the aroH gene encoding chorismate mutase: MAVRAIRGATQLEEDSRDHMLERVAEMVTDVMESNGLEVDDFISVIFTATSDLVAEFPAYAARRLGFGEVPLICARELEIDRSMPRVVRMMAHVETDLPRAEITHSYLHGAAALRSDLTRVRSVPDVDE, from the coding sequence GTGGCGGTGCGAGCGATCCGGGGAGCGACCCAGCTCGAGGAGGACTCCCGCGACCACATGCTCGAGCGGGTGGCCGAGATGGTGACCGACGTGATGGAGTCCAACGGGCTCGAGGTCGACGACTTCATCTCGGTGATCTTCACCGCCACCTCCGACCTGGTCGCGGAGTTCCCGGCGTACGCCGCGCGGCGACTCGGCTTCGGCGAGGTGCCGCTGATCTGCGCCCGCGAGCTCGAGATCGACCGGTCGATGCCCCGCGTGGTGCGGATGATGGCGCACGTCGAGACGGACCTGCCGCGCGCCGAGATCACCCACAGCTACCTCCACGGCGCCGCGGCGCTGCGCAGCGACCTGACCCGCGTCCGCTCGGTGCCCGACGTCGATGAGTGA
- a CDS encoding prephenate dehydrogenase, whose translation MSEPARLVGPVEVIGTGLVGTSVALACRRAGLEVLLSDRNDEHVRTASGLGAGRARRPEDRPQLVVVAVPPDALGDTINAALTASDAVVTDVGSIKARPLAQVLADPGAAARAERYVGSHPMAGSELSGPLSATPMLFEGRPWAITPHPGSDVAAVELVEDLVRLAGAVPAWLTPQEHDKAVARISHVPHLVSSLVAGRLAGAPSNHLSLSGQGVRDVTRVAAGDPRLYGQIVAGNAAAVGELLSELRADLDAMIEAIADDAREDLEDLLGRGVTGTRAIPGKHGAPATATVSVFVTVPDHPGELARLLADAVASEVNVEDIRIDHDTSRPTGLVELVVDQRSGERLVVSLESRGWVTHR comes from the coding sequence ATGAGTGAGCCCGCCCGGCTGGTCGGGCCCGTCGAGGTCATCGGCACCGGCCTGGTCGGCACCTCGGTGGCGCTGGCCTGCCGCCGCGCCGGGCTCGAGGTGCTCCTCAGCGACCGCAACGACGAGCACGTGCGCACCGCGTCCGGCCTGGGCGCCGGACGCGCCCGCCGGCCTGAGGACCGGCCGCAGCTCGTCGTGGTGGCCGTGCCGCCCGACGCCCTGGGCGACACCATCAACGCAGCCCTGACCGCCTCGGACGCGGTCGTCACCGATGTCGGCAGCATCAAGGCCCGACCGCTGGCCCAGGTGCTCGCCGACCCCGGGGCCGCCGCGCGGGCCGAGCGCTACGTCGGCAGCCACCCGATGGCCGGCAGCGAGCTGTCCGGCCCGCTCTCCGCGACCCCGATGCTGTTCGAGGGCCGGCCCTGGGCGATCACCCCTCACCCGGGCTCCGACGTGGCCGCCGTGGAGCTGGTCGAGGACCTGGTGCGCCTCGCGGGCGCCGTCCCGGCGTGGCTGACGCCGCAGGAGCACGACAAGGCGGTGGCGCGGATCTCGCACGTGCCGCACCTGGTCTCCTCCCTGGTGGCCGGCCGCCTGGCCGGCGCCCCGTCGAACCACCTGTCGCTGTCGGGCCAGGGCGTGCGCGACGTGACCCGGGTCGCGGCCGGCGACCCCCGGTTGTACGGCCAGATCGTCGCCGGCAACGCCGCCGCCGTCGGGGAGCTGCTCTCCGAGCTGCGCGCCGACCTGGACGCGATGATCGAGGCCATCGCCGACGACGCGCGCGAGGACCTCGAGGACCTGCTCGGCCGCGGTGTCACCGGCACCCGCGCCATCCCGGGCAAGCACGGTGCGCCGGCGACGGCCACCGTCTCGGTCTTCGTCACCGTGCCCGACCACCCCGGCGAGCTGGCCCGCCTGCTGGCCGACGCGGTCGCCAGCGAGGTCAACGTCGAGGACATCCGCATCGACCACGACACCAGCCGGCCCACCGGTCTGGTCGAGCTGGTCGTCGACCAGCGCAGTGGCGAGCGGCTGGTCGTGTCGCTGGAATCCCGCGGCTGGGTGACGCACCGGTAG